ATATTTACCAAGACCTGTAGGGCCTTGTGCGGAACCAACGTTAGCACCTAAGCGTTGGTCGCGGATTAAGAAGGTTAAAGCTTGAGCTTGTGAAGCTTCAGGGCCAGTAGGGCCGTAGAATTCACTGGGGTAAACGGTATTGTTGTACCAAACCATACAGGAAGCAATGAAGCCCATCAGGGACAACGCACCCAAGCTGTAGGAGAGGTAAGCTTCACCAGACCAGATGGATGCACGGCGAGACCAAGCAAAAGGCTTGGTAAAGATATGCCAGATACCGCCAGCAATACAGATGAAGGCAACCCAGATATGACCGCCGATGACATCTTCCATGTTATCGACACTGACAATCCAGCCATCGCCACCAAAAGGAGATTTGATGAGATAACCAAAGATAACTGCTGGATTAAGTGTGGGGTTGGTAATAACACGAACATCACCACCACCAGGTGCCCAGGTGTCGTATACGCCACCAAAGAACATTGCCTTCAGCACCAACAAGAGCGCACCACATCCTAAAACGATCAGGTGGAACCCGATGATGTTGGTCATCTTGTTCTTGTCTTTCCAGTCATAACCAAAGAAGGAAGAATATTCTTCTAAGGTTTCTGGGCCGCGAACGGCATGATAAATACCGCCAAAACCCAGTACGGCTGAGGAAATTAAGTGGAGTACACCAACAACAAAATAAGGGAAAGTGTCGATAACTTCGCCACCAGCACCAACACCCCAGCCCAAAGTAGCAAGGTGAGGTAGCAGGATTAAGCCCTGTTCATACATAGGCTTTTCTGGAATGAAGTGAGCGACTTCAAATAAAGTCATTGCTCCAGCCCAGAAGACAATTAAACCAGCATGGGCAACGTGAGCACCAAGCAGTTTGCCAGATAGGTTGATCAGACGAGCGTTACCAGACCACCAGGCAAAACCTGTTGATTCGATGTCACGTCCTCCGCCCATGATCGATGGTCTATTAGAGAGCGTTACCACGAGGTAATACCTCCTCAGGGAATACAAATTGTTCGTGGGGCTGATCTTGAGGAGCCATCCAAGCGCGGATACCCTCGTTCAGCAAAATGTTCTTGGTATAGAATGTTTCAAATTCTGGGTCTTCAGCCGCCCGCAATTCTTGCGATACGAAGTCATAAGCCCGCAAGTTGAGAGCGATACCGACGATGCCAATGGCTGCCATCCACAAACCGGTGACTGGCACAAACAACATGAAGAAGTGTAACCAGCGTTTGTTGGAGAACGCAATCCCGAAAATCTGTGACCAGAAACGGTTTGCTGTCACCATTGAATAGGTTTCTTCTGATTGCGTTGGGTTGAAGGCGCGGAAGGTGTTTGCTGCTTCGCCATCTTCAAATAGGGTGTTTTCGACTGTGGCACCGTGAATCGCACACAACAATGCACCACCCAACACACCAGCAACACCCATCATATGGAAGGGGTTGAGGGTGAAGTTATGGAAACCTTGTACGAACAAGATGAACCGGAAGATTCCCGCCACACCAAAGCTGGGTGCAAAGAACCAGCTCGATTGTCCCAAGGGGTACATCAAGAAGACGCTGACGAATACCGCAAT
The genomic region above belongs to Calothrix sp. NIES-2098 and contains:
- a CDS encoding photosystem II 44 kDa subunit reaction center protein, which gives rise to MVTLSNRPSIMGGGRDIESTGFAWWSGNARLINLSGKLLGAHVAHAGLIVFWAGAMTLFEVAHFIPEKPMYEQGLILLPHLATLGWGVGAGGEVIDTFPYFVVGVLHLISSAVLGFGGIYHAVRGPETLEEYSSFFGYDWKDKNKMTNIIGFHLIVLGCGALLLVLKAMFFGGVYDTWAPGGGDVRVITNPTLNPAVIFGYLIKSPFGGDGWIVSVDNMEDVIGGHIWVAFICIAGGIWHIFTKPFAWSRRASIWSGEAYLSYSLGALSLMGFIASCMVWYNNTVYPSEFYGPTGPEASQAQALTFLIRDQRLGANVGSAQGPTGLGKYLMRSPTGEIIFGGETMRFWDFRGPWLEPLRGPNGLDLEKIKNDIQPWQARRAAEYMTHAPLGSLNSVGGVATEINSFNYVSPRAWLATSHFVLGFFFLIGHLWHAGRARAAAGGFEKGIDRENEPVMFMNELD
- a CDS encoding Photosystem II reaction centre protein PsbD/D2, coding for MTIAVGRAPSRGWFDVLDDWLKRDRFVFVGWSGILLFPCAYLALGGWLTGTTFVTSWYTHGLASSYLEGCNFITVAVSTPADSLGHSLLLLWGPEAQGDFTRWCQLGGLWTFVALHGAFGLIGFMLRQFEIARLVGIRPYNALAFSAPIAVFVSVFLMYPLGQSSWFFAPSFGVAGIFRFILFVQGFHNFTLNPFHMMGVAGVLGGALLCAIHGATVENTLFEDGEAANTFRAFNPTQSEETYSMVTANRFWSQIFGIAFSNKRWLHFFMLFVPVTGLWMAAIGIVGIALNLRAYDFVSQELRAAEDPEFETFYTKNILLNEGIRAWMAPQDQPHEQFVFPEEVLPRGNAL